In the genome of Gordonia rubripertincta, one region contains:
- a CDS encoding serine/threonine-protein kinase — protein sequence MYQVGDLIAGYRVLDVLGRGGMGDVYKAAHPRLPRSDALKVLRSGHATDPVFRARFEREADIVAPLHHPNVVTVYDRGVFDGQLWIAMEYVPGIDVARMLAADSPLDPRLACTIVTGVAAGLDAAHRRGIMHRDIKPANILVTPGVGSGPGNTGSLPPEAVKVTDFGIAQVLDEVTNLTGTGITIGTMHYASPEQIEGRRVDARSDIYSLGATAYELLTGAPPFDSPSLHGLMTAHMYHEPPAASGRNGALPTAVDGVLARAMAKNPDDRYPTAGDFADALRDAFDTRQTLVGPGMPADPRAHQGSSGPAGGGRPASFAALDQPTDPTVRARPGQSASSAETLHGWSPAAAAEPAPTARRGVATLVAIGVALALIAGVLGAGAAFVSTSAGRLETPNPPDAEVTTTAVELSWGHVDDATNYVVTQNDEVIYSGPDTKFVAPRPIPGTYTYQVAAQDEDGRASELSRNSEAVDVFMTWGELQPIADLYHDLVPASPLSTNGFDGMRCWGEDGDLAFKSSKRTVWCTRYLDDEGNDADYEVIVDVYDTPEEARAAADVTAYNLRGTGYTTAQGHTGTLYLSDKQRDQGQAILAHDTGDRAKSVVWVVVPGKPAAAAADLLKRLPI from the coding sequence ATGTACCAGGTAGGGGACCTGATCGCGGGGTACCGCGTACTTGACGTGCTCGGACGCGGCGGCATGGGCGACGTCTACAAGGCGGCCCATCCCCGGCTCCCGCGGTCAGATGCACTCAAGGTCCTGCGATCGGGGCATGCCACCGACCCGGTCTTCCGCGCCCGGTTCGAGCGCGAGGCCGACATCGTTGCGCCGCTGCACCATCCCAACGTGGTCACCGTTTACGACCGCGGGGTCTTCGATGGCCAGCTCTGGATCGCGATGGAGTACGTGCCCGGCATCGACGTCGCGCGGATGCTTGCAGCAGACTCGCCCCTCGACCCTCGCCTGGCGTGCACGATCGTCACCGGCGTGGCGGCGGGACTCGACGCCGCCCACCGTCGCGGGATCATGCACCGCGACATCAAACCGGCCAACATCCTCGTCACCCCCGGTGTCGGGAGCGGCCCCGGCAACACCGGGTCCCTGCCGCCGGAAGCGGTGAAGGTCACCGACTTCGGTATCGCGCAGGTGCTCGACGAGGTCACGAACCTGACCGGCACCGGCATCACGATCGGGACGATGCACTACGCGTCGCCCGAGCAGATCGAGGGCCGTCGCGTCGACGCCCGCAGCGACATCTACTCCCTCGGGGCGACCGCCTACGAACTCCTGACCGGCGCACCGCCTTTCGACTCCCCGTCGCTGCACGGCCTGATGACCGCGCACATGTACCACGAGCCGCCGGCGGCGAGTGGTCGCAACGGGGCGTTGCCGACCGCGGTCGACGGGGTGCTCGCACGGGCGATGGCCAAGAACCCCGACGACCGTTATCCGACCGCGGGGGATTTCGCCGATGCCCTGCGCGATGCCTTCGACACCCGGCAGACCCTCGTCGGGCCGGGCATGCCGGCGGATCCGCGTGCGCACCAGGGGTCTTCGGGGCCGGCAGGTGGTGGCCGCCCGGCGTCGTTCGCGGCCCTCGACCAGCCGACCGACCCGACCGTCCGGGCACGCCCGGGGCAATCCGCGAGTTCGGCTGAGACCCTGCACGGCTGGTCGCCCGCGGCCGCCGCGGAACCCGCGCCCACGGCCCGGCGCGGTGTGGCCACGCTCGTCGCGATCGGGGTCGCGCTGGCGCTGATCGCCGGGGTCCTCGGTGCCGGGGCCGCGTTCGTGAGTACGTCGGCTGGGCGCCTGGAGACCCCGAATCCGCCGGACGCCGAGGTGACGACGACCGCGGTGGAACTGTCCTGGGGCCACGTCGACGATGCGACCAACTACGTCGTCACCCAGAACGACGAGGTCATCTACTCCGGTCCCGACACCAAGTTCGTCGCGCCGCGTCCCATACCGGGGACCTACACCTATCAGGTCGCTGCGCAGGACGAGGACGGCCGGGCCTCCGAGCTCTCTCGTAACTCCGAGGCCGTCGACGTGTTCATGACGTGGGGCGAACTGCAACCCATCGCCGACCTCTACCACGACCTGGTGCCGGCATCGCCGTTGAGCACCAACGGTTTCGACGGTATGCGGTGCTGGGGCGAGGACGGTGACCTCGCGTTCAAGTCCTCCAAGCGCACCGTCTGGTGCACCCGCTATCTCGACGACGAGGGCAACGACGCCGACTATGAGGTGATCGTCGACGTGTACGACACCCCCGAGGAGGCGCGCGCCGCGGCGGACGTGACCGCGTACAACCTGCGCGGTACCGGTTACACGACGGCCCAGGGCCACACCGGGACGCTGTATCTCTCGGACAAGCAGCGTGATCAGGGGCAGGCCATCCTCGCTCACGACACCGGCGACCGTGCGAAATCCGTTGTGTGGGTTGTGGTTCCCGGCAAGCCGGCCGCCGCTGCGGCCGATCTGCTGAAGAGGCTGCCGATCTGA
- a CDS encoding nuclear transport factor 2 family protein produces the protein MESTEKVTDTTGPFSADELNEAFAGFQRTVAEVAVSGDWDRYADMFTEDADFVEHALGTMRGREEIRAWAWRTMTAFPGSHMTSFPSLWHVVDAPTSRVICEVDNPMRDPGDQSLITATNITILTYAGDGLWSKEEDVYNPMEFGRAAMKWCEKAREFGNLDEAAEKWMTTTGAFFARPSRKD, from the coding sequence ATGGAATCCACCGAGAAAGTCACCGACACCACCGGGCCCTTCAGCGCCGACGAACTGAACGAGGCGTTCGCAGGCTTCCAGCGCACGGTCGCCGAGGTCGCGGTCAGCGGGGACTGGGACCGCTACGCCGACATGTTCACCGAGGACGCCGACTTCGTCGAGCACGCGCTGGGGACGATGCGCGGCCGCGAGGAGATCCGGGCCTGGGCCTGGCGCACCATGACGGCTTTCCCGGGCAGCCACATGACGTCGTTCCCCTCGTTGTGGCACGTCGTCGACGCCCCGACGAGCCGGGTGATCTGCGAGGTCGACAACCCGATGCGCGACCCCGGCGATCAGAGCCTGATCACCGCCACGAACATCACCATCCTCACCTATGCGGGCGACGGCCTGTGGAGCAAGGAGGAGGACGTCTACAACCCGATGGAGTTCGGCCGGGCGGCGATGAAATGGTGTGAGAAGGCCCGCGAGTTCGGCAACCTCGACGAGGCCGCCGAGAAGTGGATGACGACCACCGGCGCCTTCTTCGCCCGGCCCAGCCGCAAGGACTGA
- a CDS encoding acyl-ACP desaturase produces the protein MARELTQLELLKELAPVAEDNVNRHLKTAKDWNPHDYVPWDEGRNFAALGGVDYDPEQSHLDEVAKAAMITNLLTEDNLPSYHRVIADNFSMDSAWGHWVGRWTAEENRHGIVMRDYLVVTRGVDPVALEEARMIHMTNGYDPMLAAAGRVDELEEHADELGLLHSVAYVTFQELATRVSHRNTGKACNDPIADKMLQRIAADENLHMIFYRNICGAGFDIAPDQTLRAVTDIVTNFQMPGAGMPNFRRHGVLMAKHGIYDLRQHLEEVVMPVLRKWNVFERDDFTAEGEKVREELAAFLEQLEKDTIRFEEMRDRSLAREAKKREQQAS, from the coding sequence ATGGCACGCGAGCTGACGCAACTCGAGCTTCTCAAGGAGCTCGCCCCCGTTGCCGAGGACAACGTCAACCGCCACTTGAAGACCGCCAAGGACTGGAACCCGCACGATTACGTCCCGTGGGATGAAGGCCGCAACTTCGCCGCCCTCGGCGGCGTCGACTACGACCCCGAGCAGTCGCACCTCGACGAGGTCGCCAAGGCCGCGATGATCACGAACCTGCTGACCGAGGACAATCTGCCCTCGTACCACCGGGTCATCGCCGACAACTTCTCGATGGACTCCGCGTGGGGCCACTGGGTCGGTCGCTGGACCGCCGAGGAGAACCGCCACGGCATCGTCATGCGCGACTACCTCGTCGTCACCCGCGGTGTCGATCCGGTCGCCCTCGAAGAGGCCCGGATGATCCACATGACCAACGGCTACGACCCGATGCTGGCGGCCGCCGGCCGCGTCGACGAACTCGAGGAGCACGCCGACGAACTGGGCCTCCTCCACTCGGTCGCGTACGTGACCTTCCAAGAGCTCGCGACCCGCGTCAGCCACCGCAACACCGGCAAGGCCTGCAACGACCCGATCGCCGACAAGATGCTGCAGCGCATCGCGGCCGACGAGAACCTGCACATGATCTTCTACCGCAACATCTGCGGCGCGGGCTTCGACATCGCCCCCGACCAGACGCTGCGCGCGGTCACCGACATCGTGACCAACTTCCAGATGCCCGGCGCAGGTATGCCCAACTTCCGTCGCCACGGCGTGCTGATGGCCAAGCACGGCATCTACGACCTCCGCCAGCACCTCGAAGAGGTCGTCATGCCGGTTCTGCGCAAGTGGAACGTCTTCGAGCGCGACGACTTCACCGCCGAGGGCGAGAAGGTCCGCGAGGAGCTGGCCGCCTTCCTCGAGCAGCTCGAGAAGGACACCATCCGCTTCGAGGAGATGCGCGATCGTTCGCTCGCCCGCGAGGCCAAGAAGCGGGAGCAGCAGGCATCCTGA
- the dusB gene encoding tRNA dihydrouridine synthase DusB, with translation MAGVTNVAFRTLCRELELARTGTVSGLYVCEMVTARALVERHPVTMHMTTFGPDENPRSMQLYTVDPEYTYQAAKMIVDENLADHIDMNFGCPVPKVTRKGGGSAIPYKRTLFRKIVAAAVRATEGTDIPVTVKFRIGIDDDHRTHLDAGRIAAEEGAAAVALHARTAAQRYSGEADWDEIARLKEHVTSVPVLGNGDIFEPADAVAMMNRTGCDGVVVGRGCLGRPWLFAELAAELNGFDAPTPPNLGEVAEIMVRHCQLLVDHHGEMKGCREIRKHVAWYLRGFPAGSEIRRRMALVGSVDELRELLSELPADAPFPSDGHGPRGRQGSPAKVALPDGWLDDPDEDIVPAGAEIMHSGG, from the coding sequence ATGGCCGGTGTCACCAACGTCGCGTTCCGCACACTGTGCCGTGAACTCGAACTCGCCCGCACCGGAACCGTCTCCGGCCTGTACGTCTGCGAGATGGTGACCGCTCGCGCACTCGTCGAACGCCATCCGGTGACGATGCACATGACCACCTTCGGGCCCGACGAGAACCCGCGGTCGATGCAGCTGTACACGGTCGATCCGGAGTACACATACCAGGCCGCGAAGATGATCGTCGACGAGAACCTCGCCGACCACATCGACATGAACTTCGGCTGCCCGGTACCGAAGGTGACGCGTAAGGGCGGCGGCTCGGCCATCCCCTACAAGCGGACGCTGTTCCGCAAGATCGTCGCAGCTGCTGTGCGGGCGACCGAGGGCACCGACATCCCGGTCACCGTCAAGTTCCGCATCGGCATCGACGACGACCACCGCACGCACCTCGACGCCGGCCGCATCGCCGCGGAGGAGGGCGCCGCCGCGGTCGCCCTGCACGCCCGAACCGCGGCGCAGCGGTACTCCGGCGAGGCCGACTGGGACGAGATCGCCCGCCTCAAGGAACACGTCACCTCGGTGCCGGTCCTGGGTAACGGCGACATCTTCGAGCCCGCCGACGCCGTGGCGATGATGAACCGGACCGGTTGCGACGGCGTCGTCGTCGGCCGCGGTTGCCTCGGGCGCCCGTGGTTGTTCGCCGAGCTCGCCGCCGAGCTCAACGGTTTCGACGCCCCCACTCCCCCGAACCTGGGCGAGGTCGCCGAGATCATGGTCCGACACTGCCAGCTCCTCGTCGACCACCACGGCGAGATGAAGGGCTGCCGCGAGATCCGCAAGCATGTGGCGTGGTACCTGCGGGGATTCCCGGCCGGCTCGGAGATCCGGCGGCGGATGGCACTCGTCGGAAGCGTCGACGAGCTACGCGAACTGCTGTCCGAACTTCCCGCCGACGCGCCGTTCCCCAGCGACGGCCACGGCCCGCGTGGCCGGCAGGGTTCGCCGGCCAAGGTGGCGCTGCCCGACGGCTGGCTCGACGATCCGGATGAGGACATCGTGCCCGCCGGCGCCGAGATCATGCACTCCGGCGGCTGA
- a CDS encoding LCP family protein, which yields MSRWTSGPDEPETGDEANRSRRGRRAGRPDDAGGRRPPVEPRAQDADSGAHPSLREPRASDRFVRGRTRLTVRELMEQMNAEEPRTPPTDSPRRGRSRADTPEAATPAGRSTNIPPTTRGRSRRFDPAQPDQARPPRPPFGRSDQGQPAADDRPTEIHHFGNDVTQKIPTIGDKPEAPAPDLSDQATAKRAIEESRAQDAVVPPVAPSPPRAPLERTPDLTGPLQLRQGPRRHPGSDRDRRGSLVRKTTATGRILVAIACVTALVGTGFVWNYLQSWNGNWRNVTAVDADDQNIRNKEAQHGDETYLIVGTDTRGGNNSKVGAGTVADAEGARSDTVILVNVPANRERVVAVSFPRDLQVDRPACNSWDNETGEYGAELPAEDGVKLNSVYFYGGPQCLVRVITQMSGLNINHFIGMDFYGFEKVVRAIGGVEVCSTVPLYDYEIGHILRKPGKQKLTGRRALNYVRARNIASEGNGDYGRIKRQQLFMSSLLRSTLSGNVLSNPNKLNGIVNTFIEYSYVDGVDTQSLIQLAESMQGIEAGRVSFLTIPTSGTSEDGQNNEIPRTDDIDAIFNAIIDDLPLPGEKKIEKKTPTSKAPSRAPSSRNSTETPGRITATAQNPGNVGVRVLNGTSTTGLAAEVSEQLTPYGFDVRGVADASENRDDTVVRYGPGQQNAAATLAAMFPGAEIQLDRTVKSGVELILGSDFSGGLGSVPAAGATVNVEQLAPAENSGDLPNDLAVTNAGDTTCT from the coding sequence TTGAGTCGCTGGACATCGGGACCGGACGAACCGGAGACGGGCGACGAGGCCAACAGGTCTCGTCGTGGCCGTCGTGCCGGGCGTCCGGACGATGCCGGCGGCCGCCGCCCTCCGGTGGAGCCCCGCGCCCAGGACGCAGACTCAGGTGCGCACCCGAGTCTGCGGGAACCGCGTGCCAGCGATCGCTTCGTGCGCGGACGGACGCGCCTGACCGTCCGCGAGCTCATGGAGCAGATGAACGCGGAGGAACCGCGGACACCTCCGACCGACTCCCCGCGTCGTGGACGGTCCCGCGCGGACACCCCAGAGGCGGCAACCCCGGCCGGTCGGTCCACGAACATCCCGCCGACGACACGCGGCCGGTCACGCCGCTTCGACCCGGCGCAACCCGACCAGGCCCGCCCCCCGCGGCCTCCGTTCGGCCGCAGCGACCAGGGACAGCCCGCGGCAGATGATCGTCCCACCGAGATCCACCACTTCGGCAACGACGTCACCCAGAAGATCCCCACGATCGGTGACAAGCCCGAGGCCCCCGCACCCGATCTGTCGGACCAGGCCACCGCGAAGCGGGCCATCGAGGAGTCGCGCGCCCAGGACGCCGTGGTGCCGCCGGTCGCCCCGAGCCCGCCGCGCGCACCTCTCGAGCGCACGCCCGATCTGACCGGTCCGCTGCAACTCCGTCAGGGTCCACGGCGCCACCCGGGCAGTGACCGCGACCGTCGCGGCTCGCTCGTCCGCAAGACCACCGCCACCGGACGCATCCTGGTGGCCATCGCCTGTGTGACCGCCCTGGTCGGCACGGGTTTCGTCTGGAACTACCTGCAGTCGTGGAACGGCAACTGGCGAAATGTGACCGCCGTCGACGCCGACGACCAGAACATCCGCAACAAGGAAGCCCAGCACGGCGACGAGACCTACCTGATCGTCGGCACCGACACCCGCGGCGGCAACAACTCGAAGGTCGGCGCGGGTACCGTCGCCGACGCCGAGGGTGCCCGTTCCGACACCGTCATCCTGGTCAACGTCCCGGCCAACCGCGAGCGCGTCGTCGCGGTGTCCTTTCCCCGCGACCTCCAGGTCGATCGCCCCGCGTGCAACTCCTGGGACAACGAGACCGGCGAATACGGCGCCGAGTTGCCCGCAGAAGACGGCGTGAAGCTCAACAGCGTCTACTTCTACGGCGGCCCGCAGTGCCTCGTCCGCGTCATCACGCAGATGAGCGGCCTCAACATCAACCACTTCATCGGCATGGACTTCTACGGATTCGAGAAGGTCGTCCGGGCGATCGGTGGTGTCGAGGTGTGTTCGACGGTCCCGCTGTACGACTACGAGATCGGCCACATCCTGCGCAAGCCCGGCAAGCAGAAGCTCACCGGCCGCCGTGCACTCAATTACGTCCGCGCCCGCAACATCGCGTCGGAGGGCAACGGCGACTACGGCCGCATCAAGCGCCAGCAGCTGTTCATGTCGTCGCTGCTGCGGTCGACACTCTCGGGCAATGTGCTGTCCAACCCGAACAAGCTCAACGGCATCGTCAACACCTTCATCGAGTACAGCTACGTCGACGGTGTGGACACCCAGTCGCTGATCCAGCTCGCCGAGTCGATGCAGGGCATCGAGGCCGGCCGCGTCTCCTTCCTGACCATCCCCACGTCCGGCACCTCCGAGGACGGTCAGAACAACGAGATCCCGCGCACCGACGACATCGACGCGATCTTCAACGCGATCATCGACGACCTCCCGCTCCCCGGTGAGAAGAAGATCGAGAAGAAGACCCCGACGTCAAAGGCACCCTCGCGGGCTCCGAGTTCGAGGAACTCCACCGAGACCCCCGGACGCATCACCGCCACCGCACAGAACCCCGGCAACGTCGGCGTCCGCGTGCTCAACGGCACCTCCACCACCGGCCTGGCCGCCGAGGTCTCCGAGCAGTTGACCCCGTACGGCTTCGATGTCCGCGGCGTCGCCGACGCGTCGGAGAACCGGGACGACACCGTCGTGCGGTACGGCCCGGGTCAGCAGAACGCGGCCGCCACCCTGGCCGCGATGTTCCCCGGCGCCGAGATCCAGCTCGACCGGACGGTCAAGTCGGGTGTCGAACTCATCCTCGGCTCCGACTTCTCCGGTGGTCTCGGATCGGTGCCCGCAGCCGGGGCCACGGTGAACGTCGAGCAGCTCGCACCCGCCGAGAACTCGGGTGACCTGCCCAACGACCTCGCTGTCACCAACGCGGGCGACACCACCTGTACCTAG
- the phoU gene encoding phosphate signaling complex protein PhoU, producing the protein MRTAYQEQLEALTNVLGEMCELAGTAMSRATQALLQADLAVAEEVIGDAERMTQLSARAEEQSFALLALQAPVAGDLRGVVSGFQIVADADRMGALALHVAKVARRRHPAKALPEEVNGYFAEMGRLAVTLAKSAHEVLETRDPQAALRLQEDDDAMDDLHRHLFTVLMDREWQHGVAAAVDVTLLGRYYERFADHAVLIGRRVVFTATGKTPEQFQNIG; encoded by the coding sequence ATGCGTACCGCCTACCAAGAGCAACTCGAGGCGCTGACCAACGTCCTGGGTGAGATGTGTGAACTCGCGGGGACCGCGATGTCGCGAGCCACCCAGGCACTGCTGCAGGCCGACCTCGCCGTTGCCGAAGAGGTCATCGGCGACGCCGAACGGATGACACAGTTGTCGGCCCGTGCCGAGGAACAGTCCTTCGCCCTTCTCGCACTGCAGGCCCCCGTCGCCGGTGACCTCCGCGGCGTCGTCAGCGGTTTCCAGATCGTCGCCGACGCCGACCGGATGGGCGCGCTTGCTCTCCATGTCGCGAAGGTCGCCCGTAGACGCCATCCCGCCAAGGCCCTCCCCGAGGAGGTCAACGGCTACTTCGCGGAGATGGGCCGGCTCGCGGTGACCCTCGCGAAAAGCGCCCACGAGGTCCTCGAGACCCGCGATCCCCAGGCCGCGCTGCGCCTGCAAGAAGACGACGACGCGATGGACGACCTCCATCGCCACCTGTTCACCGTCCTGATGGACCGCGAATGGCAGCACGGGGTCGCCGCCGCGGTCGATGTGACACTGCTCGGACGCTATTACGAACGGTTCGCCGATCACGCCGTGTTGATCGGCCGTCGGGTGGTGTTCACCGCCACCGGCAAGACGCCCGAGCAGTTCCAGAACATCGGGTGA
- the pstB gene encoding phosphate ABC transporter ATP-binding protein PstB gives MAKRLDIKDLNIYYGDFHAVKDVTLEVPPRCITAFIGPSGCGKSTVLRTLNRMHEVTPGAYAQGSVLLDGEDIYGRNVDPVSVRATIGMVFQRPNPFPTMSIKDNVVAGLRLQGVRNRAELDEVAERSLRGANLWDEVKDRLDKPGGGLSGGQQQRLCIARAIAVSPDVLLMDEPCSALDPISTLAIEDLMGELKKEYTIVIVTHNMQQAARVSDQTAFFNLEGVGQPGQLVEINDTETMFSNPTKKETEDYISGRFG, from the coding sequence ATGGCAAAGCGCCTCGACATCAAAGACCTGAACATCTACTACGGCGACTTCCACGCGGTGAAGGACGTGACCCTCGAGGTACCGCCGCGCTGCATCACCGCCTTCATCGGGCCGTCGGGCTGCGGCAAGTCGACGGTGCTGCGCACCCTGAACCGCATGCACGAGGTCACCCCGGGTGCCTACGCACAGGGCAGCGTGCTTCTCGACGGTGAGGACATCTACGGCCGCAACGTCGATCCGGTCAGTGTGCGCGCCACGATCGGCATGGTGTTCCAGCGGCCCAACCCGTTCCCGACGATGTCGATCAAGGACAACGTCGTCGCCGGACTGCGCCTGCAGGGCGTGCGCAACCGGGCCGAACTCGACGAGGTCGCCGAGCGCAGCCTGCGCGGCGCGAACCTGTGGGACGAGGTCAAGGACCGCCTCGACAAGCCGGGCGGCGGCCTTTCCGGCGGCCAGCAGCAGCGGCTGTGTATCGCGCGGGCGATCGCGGTCTCGCCGGACGTGCTGCTGATGGACGAGCCGTGTTCGGCGCTCGACCCGATCTCGACGCTGGCGATCGAGGATCTGATGGGCGAGCTCAAGAAGGAGTACACGATCGTCATCGTGACCCACAACATGCAGCAGGCTGCCCGCGTGAGCGACCAGACCGCCTTCTTCAACCTGGAGGGCGTCGGTCAGCCCGGGCAGCTCGTGGAGATCAACGACACCGAGACGATGTTCTCGAATCCGACGAAGAAGGAGACCGAGGACTACATCTCGGGTCGGTTCGGCTAG
- the pstA gene encoding phosphate ABC transporter permease PstA: MTVTTPSPTADPVKKPSGFSPLAKRRRVTDHMVRIAVIAALLVALVPLVWLVATLVIRGIEPLLDIDWWTLPERKGGAANAIVGTLIQTALAAVISIPLGIFVAIYLVEYATKTSVLARVTTFMVDILSGVPSIVAALFVYAVWRTTLGFPRSGFVVAIALVLLMVPLVVRATEEMLKIVPQDLREASYALGIPKWKTIVKIVLPTALSGIVTGVMLAIARVMGESAPVLILVGSTRAMNWNPFDGNQQSLPLMMVQQYNNGPGAFDKVWGAALCLVILVAIVYFGAKVVSKIFAPKTS; this comes from the coding sequence ATGACCGTCACCACCCCGTCGCCCACGGCCGACCCGGTCAAGAAGCCGTCCGGCTTCAGCCCGCTGGCGAAGCGTCGACGCGTCACCGATCACATGGTCCGGATCGCGGTCATCGCCGCACTCCTCGTCGCGCTGGTGCCGCTCGTGTGGCTGGTCGCCACCCTGGTCATCCGCGGCATCGAACCGCTGCTGGACATCGACTGGTGGACGTTGCCGGAACGCAAGGGCGGCGCTGCCAACGCCATCGTCGGCACGTTGATCCAGACCGCGCTGGCCGCCGTCATCTCGATCCCGCTCGGTATCTTCGTGGCGATCTACCTCGTCGAATACGCCACCAAGACGTCGGTGCTCGCCCGCGTCACCACCTTCATGGTCGACATCCTCTCCGGTGTCCCGTCGATCGTCGCGGCTCTGTTCGTCTACGCGGTCTGGCGCACCACGCTCGGGTTCCCCCGGTCGGGTTTCGTCGTGGCGATCGCGCTGGTGCTGCTGATGGTCCCGCTGGTGGTCCGCGCGACCGAGGAGATGCTCAAGATCGTCCCGCAGGATCTGCGTGAGGCGTCGTATGCGCTGGGTATCCCGAAGTGGAAGACCATCGTGAAGATCGTGCTGCCGACGGCACTGTCGGGCATCGTGACCGGCGTGATGCTGGCCATCGCCCGTGTGATGGGGGAGTCGGCGCCCGTGCTCATCCTGGTCGGTTCGACGCGGGCGATGAACTGGAACCCCTTCGACGGCAATCAGCAGTCGTTGCCGCTGATGATGGTCCAGCAGTACAACAACGGGCCCGGCGCCTTCGACAAGGTCTGGGGTGCGGCCCTCTGCTTGGTCATCCTCGTGGCCATCGTCTACTTCGGGGCCAAGGTCGTGTCGAAGATCTTCGCGCCCAAGACCTCCTGA